A genomic region of Dreissena polymorpha isolate Duluth1 chromosome 4, UMN_Dpol_1.0, whole genome shotgun sequence contains the following coding sequences:
- the LOC127880323 gene encoding uncharacterized protein LOC127880323 isoform X3, protein MDHEQHIADAFANIHKHEWQDARAALSSSKHEEEIVYLLMRIVRFVYDMCTEDAWVHRHTNKHSPPQDDLEEFLEKRLPRTLHKDQVTKPVRSFIKACIKRVHEMTATKQPLTIYWLPKGDPIEHEKFELEGKATGHLCDWTVWPAVVKSDGTLLRKGVIIPI, encoded by the exons ATGGACCACGAGCAACACATAGCGGACGCGTTCGCCAACATCCACAAGCACGAATGGCAGGATGCGCGCGCAGCTCTGAGCTCTTCAAAGCATGAGGAGGAAATAGTCTACTTGCTAATGAGGATTGTACGG TTCGTGTACGACATGTGTACAGAGGACGCTTGGGTACACCGCCATACCAACAAACACTCGCCGCCACAGGATGACCTCGAG GAGTTCCTGGAGAAGCGACTTCCGCGCACCCTGCACAAGGATCAGGTCACGAAGCCCGTCCGCTCGTTCATCAAGGCCTGCATCAAGCGTGTGCACGAGATGACCGCCACCAAACAGCCGCTGACCATCTACTGGCTACCCAAGGGCGACCCTATAGAGCACGAGAAGTTCGAGCTCGAGGGGAAAGCAACCGGACATTTATGCGATTGGACAGTGTGGCCGGCGGTGGTGAAAAGCGATGGGACGCTGCTTAGGAAGGGTGTAATTATCCCTATATAA